A window of the Lolium perenne isolate Kyuss_39 chromosome 7, Kyuss_2.0, whole genome shotgun sequence genome harbors these coding sequences:
- the LOC127318460 gene encoding uncharacterized protein, with protein sequence MVDVDRRMAGLSSPAAHAAGLRRLSTRAAAGPSSASASPRHGLHSFSALASAVLSHLRASGVAVLPGLTDAELARAEAEMGFAFPPDLRAVLAMGLPSGPGFPDWRTRAGLRSAFDLPIAAASLQIARGALWPRCWGPRPADPDRALRLARSAIRRAPLLVPLFDRCFLPCQPCLAGNPVFFVTDDRVLCCGLDVLHFFTRDSSFQPVPPDLRIPSSSSSTAEPSPYTRRSLDAACGGQSPRWIEFWSDAASDRRRRDSSSSEASTASSSSSGCSSPPAAAARMSRTPHWVDSYLDRLGSVLKKGGWRDMEVNEMVEVTASGLFDGEEAPAVDTDAVLDALLLKADRCSDSLRRAGWTSEDVSDALGLDLRRCKERSRPAVRVPPEIAVKVERLAQSVASP encoded by the coding sequence ATGGTGGACGTGGACCGCCGGATGGCAGGCCTGTCCTCCCCGGCGGCGCACGCAGCCGGGCTGCGCCGCCTCTCCACGCGCGCCGCGGCGGGGCCCTCGTCGGCGTCCGCGTCGCCGCGCCACGGGCTCCACTCCTTCAGCGCCCTCGCGTCCGCGGTGCTCTCGCACCTCCGGGCGTCCGGGGTGGCGGTGCTCCCGGGGCTAACCGACGCGGAGCTGGCGCGAGCCGAGGCCGAGATGGGCTTCGCCTTCCCGCCCGACCTGCGCGCGGTGCTGGCCATGGGGCTCCCCTCCGGCCCGGGGTTCCCGGACTGGCGCACGCGCGCGGGGCTGCGGTCGGCGTTCGACCTGCCCATCGCGGCGGCGTCCCTGCAGATCGCGCGCGGGGCGCTCTGGCCGCGCTGCTGGGGCCCCAGGCCCGCCGACCCGGACCGGGCGCTCCGGCTCGCCCGCTCCGCCATCCGCCGCGCGCCGCTGCTCGTGCCGCTCTTCGACCGCTGCTTCCTGCCCTGCCAGCCCTGCCTCGCCGGCAACCCCGTCTTCTTCGTCACCGACGACCGCGTGCTCTGCTGCGGCCTCGACGTCCTCCACTTCTTCACCCGCGACTCCTCCTTCCAGCCCGTGCCGCCGGATCTGCGCAtcccctcctcgtcgtcctccaccgCTGAGCCGTCACCATACACGCGCCGCAGCCTCGACGCGGCCTGCGGCGGGCAATCCCCGCGCTGGATCGAGTTCTGGAGCGACGCCGCGTCCGACCGGCGCCGCCGCGACTCGTCCTCCTCCGAGGCATCCAcggcgtcctcgtcctcctccgggtGCTCCTCGCCGCCCGCAGCCGCCGCCAGGATGTCCAGGACGCCGCACTGGGTCGACAGCTACCTCGACCGGCTCGGGTCCGTGCTCAAGAAGGGCGGGTGGAGAGACATGGAGGTGAACGAGATGGTCGAGGTCACCGCCTCGGGGCTCTTCGACGGCGAGGAGGCGCCGGCGGTGGACACCGACGCCGTGCTCGACGCGCTCCTGCTCAAGGCCGACCGCTGCTCCGACTCGCTCCGCCGGGCCGGGTGGACCTCCGAGGACGTGTCGGACGCGCTCGGGCTCGATCTCCGCCGATGCAAGGAGCGGTCTCGGCCCGCTGTAAGGGTGCCGCCGGAGATCGCCGTGAAGGTCGAGCGGCTCGCGCAGTCGGTAGCGAGTCCGTGA